A genomic region of Candidatus Effluviviaceae Genus I sp. contains the following coding sequences:
- a CDS encoding lamin tail domain-containing protein, with product MRALVCAAWLAVTPVVAPCLEVWDRVVINEVFYYPMGPDALNEYIELYNAGSWVAYLDGAVITDEGTDGMPEGVFRFPGSRGETNLPIAPGEYVLIAVDAVWGGIEPDLSNADWEFWHPGDGNDNPDVPNIVLCSGANADMALANAGDGILIATGQDTTAAIDCWTVVDGVNWGSVPDPVPISATVCNDPAFAPGCPQGNCICRCPGGLDSNVSSAADWFRGIPTPDEENIVQFPVVCGAVPCGSAGWGVIKAMFR from the coding sequence ATGAGAGCGCTGGTGTGCGCGGCGTGGCTGGCGGTCACGCCGGTCGTGGCCCCATGCCTCGAGGTGTGGGACCGCGTGGTGATCAACGAGGTCTTCTACTACCCGATGGGTCCGGACGCGTTGAACGAGTACATCGAGCTCTACAACGCGGGGTCGTGGGTGGCGTACCTCGACGGGGCGGTGATCACCGACGAGGGGACGGACGGGATGCCGGAGGGGGTCTTCAGGTTCCCGGGCTCGCGCGGTGAGACCAACCTGCCCATCGCGCCCGGGGAGTACGTGCTCATCGCGGTGGATGCCGTGTGGGGCGGCATCGAGCCCGACCTCTCGAACGCCGACTGGGAGTTCTGGCATCCGGGCGACGGCAACGACAACCCGGACGTCCCGAACATCGTGCTCTGCTCGGGCGCGAACGCGGACATGGCGCTCGCCAACGCGGGTGATGGGATCCTCATCGCGACGGGGCAGGACACGACGGCGGCCATCGACTGCTGGACCGTCGTTGACGGCGTGAACTGGGGCTCCGTGCCCGACCCCGTGCCCATCTCCGCGACCGTCTGCAACGATCCCGCGTTCGCGCCGGGATGCCCGCAGGGCAACTGCATCTGCCGCTGCCCCGGCGGCCTCGACAGCAACGTGTCGAGCGCCGCGGACTGGTTCCGCGGCATCCCGACGCCGGACGAGGAGAACATCGTCCAGTTCCCGGTCGTCTGCGGCGCCGTGCCCTGCGGGTCCGCGGGCTGGGGGGTGATCAAAGCGATGTTCAGGTGA